A genomic stretch from Candidatus Omnitrophota bacterium includes:
- the leuS gene encoding leucine--tRNA ligase, translating into MKYDFKKIEEKWQRRWQRDKTYSVRPDSKRKKYYCLEMFPYPSGKIHMGHVRNYTIADVIARYKMMRGFNVLHPVGFDAFGQPAENAAIKNNTDAEAWTLKCIEWMKAELKRMGFSYDWGREISTCLPEYYRWNQWIFLKMFERGLAYRKASSVNWCPSCETTLANEEVIDGGCWRCKNEVAQKELEQWYLKITEYQERLLEDLNQLSRWPERVVAMQKNWLGRSEGVEIYFKAKDSGQTIPVFTTRVDTIFGATYIVLAPEHPLVKQLIKGRQQEKQDLDFISKVAKETKVARASQDVKKEGVFTGAYAINPVNNEEIPIWIADYVLMEYGTGAIMAVPTHDQRDFLFAKEHNLPMRIVIRGSEDQNIRAEDLSEAYEADGVQVNSAQFDGLPNNEAKVKIAEWMEQKGIGRRVVNWRLRDWLISRQRYWGTPIPIIYCSKCGIVPVPEKDLPVELPRKVKISGEGGSPLGKVKSFVEVKCPKCGSAARRETDTMATFFDSSWYFLRFCSPKDKKEIFNKGEAKHWMPVDQYIGGIEHAILHLLYSRFFTKFFKDLGLIDFNEPFVNLLTQGMVLKEGEVMSKSRGNVVDPDGVIGKYGADTLRLFILFAAPPEAELEWDDRGIEGSSRFVSRLWRLVEASSQARVKAGPDNKDLARKTHSVIKKITDDMEGGFKFNTCIAACMELVNEIYKSVGDKVEIKSKTESAAVRALVCLLAPFIPHLAEEMWQMLGEKGSVFKSGWPSYEEGMLKADIAAIIVQVNGKVRSKVEVSPDISEEDLRKAVLSDEKVRQWVKDSPLKKIIIIPGKLVNIVV; encoded by the coding sequence ATGAAATACGATTTTAAAAAGATCGAAGAAAAATGGCAGAGGCGCTGGCAGAGGGATAAGACATATTCCGTAAGGCCGGATAGTAAAAGGAAGAAATATTACTGCCTGGAGATGTTTCCTTATCCGTCGGGGAAGATCCATATGGGCCACGTGCGCAACTACACCATTGCCGACGTGATCGCCCGCTACAAGATGATGCGCGGCTTTAACGTCCTGCATCCTGTCGGCTTTGACGCCTTTGGCCAGCCCGCGGAGAACGCCGCCATAAAAAACAATACCGACGCGGAGGCCTGGACGCTTAAATGTATTGAGTGGATGAAGGCGGAGCTTAAGCGCATGGGCTTCTCCTACGATTGGGGCAGGGAGATCTCCACCTGCCTGCCGGAATATTACCGTTGGAACCAATGGATATTTCTGAAGATGTTTGAGCGCGGGCTTGCCTACAGGAAGGCCTCAAGCGTAAACTGGTGCCCGTCCTGCGAGACAACCCTTGCCAACGAAGAGGTGATAGACGGAGGATGCTGGCGCTGCAAGAATGAAGTGGCGCAGAAGGAGCTTGAGCAGTGGTATCTGAAGATCACCGAATATCAGGAGAGATTATTAGAGGATTTAAACCAGTTGAGCAGATGGCCGGAGCGGGTTGTGGCGATGCAGAAAAACTGGCTCGGCCGTTCAGAGGGGGTTGAGATATATTTCAAGGCAAAAGACAGCGGCCAGACGATCCCGGTATTTACCACGCGCGTGGATACTATTTTCGGCGCGACCTACATCGTGCTTGCTCCGGAGCATCCATTGGTAAAACAGCTCATAAAAGGCAGGCAGCAGGAGAAGCAGGATCTTGACTTTATTAGTAAGGTAGCCAAAGAGACGAAGGTCGCGCGCGCCTCGCAGGACGTAAAAAAGGAAGGCGTATTCACAGGCGCCTACGCCATAAATCCGGTGAACAACGAGGAGATACCTATATGGATCGCCGATTATGTGCTTATGGAATACGGCACAGGCGCGATCATGGCGGTGCCTACGCATGATCAGAGGGATTTTCTATTTGCTAAAGAACACAATCTGCCCATGCGGATAGTTATCAGAGGATCAGAGGATCAGAATATCAGAGCAGAAGATCTTTCTGAGGCATACGAGGCCGACGGTGTTCAGGTAAATTCAGCGCAGTTTGACGGACTGCCCAACAACGAGGCAAAGGTAAAGATCGCGGAATGGATGGAACAAAAAGGCATTGGCAGGCGCGTGGTAAACTGGCGCCTGCGCGACTGGCTGATCTCCCGCCAGCGCTACTGGGGCACGCCCATCCCGATTATATACTGCTCAAAATGCGGCATTGTACCGGTTCCCGAGAAGGACCTGCCGGTTGAGCTGCCCAGGAAGGTCAAGATCAGCGGCGAGGGCGGTTCGCCGTTAGGAAAGGTGAAGAGTTTTGTTGAGGTAAAATGCCCCAAATGCGGATCGGCTGCCCGCCGCGAGACCGACACAATGGCGACATTCTTTGATTCTTCCTGGTATTTCCTGAGGTTTTGCTCGCCAAAAGACAAAAAAGAGATATTCAACAAGGGCGAGGCCAAACACTGGATGCCGGTTGACCAGTACATCGGAGGCATAGAGCATGCCATACTGCATCTTCTTTATTCCCGTTTTTTCACTAAATTTTTCAAGGACCTGGGGCTGATAGATTTTAATGAACCGTTCGTTAACTTGCTTACGCAGGGCATGGTCTTGAAAGAAGGCGAGGTCATGTCCAAGTCGCGCGGTAACGTTGTTGACCCCGACGGAGTGATCGGGAAATACGGGGCAGATACCTTAAGGCTATTCATTTTGTTTGCCGCGCCTCCTGAGGCAGAGCTTGAGTGGGATGACAGGGGCATAGAAGGTTCCAGCAGATTTGTGAGCAGGCTCTGGAGATTAGTCGAGGCCTCAAGCCAGGCGCGCGTCAAGGCAGGACCGGATAACAAGGATCTGGCCCGCAAGACGCACAGCGTAATAAAGAAGATAACCGATGATATGGAGGGCGGTTTTAAATTCAACACCTGTATCGCCGCCTGCATGGAACTGGTCAATGAGATATATAAAAGCGTGGGCGATAAGGTGGAGATAAAGAGCAAGACAGAATCAGCCGCTGTAAGGGCTCTGGTATGTCTGCTGGCGCCGTTTATCCCGCATCTGGCAGAGGAGATGTGGCAGATGCTAGGCGAGAAAGGCAGTGTTTTTAAGTCGGGCTGGCCTTCCTATGAGGAAGGCATGCTTAAGGCGGATATCGCGGCGATAATAGTGCAGGTGAACGGCAAGGTGCGTTCTAAAGTTGAAGTGAGCCCGGATATCAGCGAAGAGGATTTAAGGAAAGCCGTTTTATCTGATGAGAAGGTAAGGCAGTGGGTCAAAGATTCCCCCCTCAAGAAGATTATAATTATCCCCGGAAAATTAGTCAATATAGTGGTTTAG
- a CDS encoding deoxyribonuclease IV: protein MLRLGVHVSIAGKIYEAVDRANALKINTMQIFSRSPREWRRGSIAKEDIEEFRKRVKQSRIRPVFVHIPYLANLASPFNKLFYESIKTYIADIREAEALGAQYLVTHMGSHKKSGERRGLKRLIRGINRILESTEDTGVTILLENTSGSGSWLGYKFIHQAEVISSVAQKSRVGLCVDTCHAYCAGYDIASEEGLEMMLSEIDSLIGPRKIKLIHLNDTKDKLSSHYDRHEHIGKGRIGLEGFARIVNHPKLRDVPFILETPKRKEGEDRRNVEAVRRLVSL, encoded by the coding sequence ATGCTGCGGCTGGGGGTTCACGTTTCTATCGCGGGGAAGATTTACGAGGCGGTTGACAGGGCCAACGCGCTTAAAATCAACACGATGCAGATATTTTCCCGCTCGCCCCGCGAATGGCGCCGCGGCAGCATAGCTAAAGAGGATATAGAGGAGTTCAGGAAGAGGGTCAAGCAGAGCCGGATCAGGCCGGTTTTTGTGCATATACCGTATCTGGCGAATTTGGCCTCACCTTTTAATAAGCTTTTTTACGAGTCGATAAAGACATATATAGCGGATATTCGCGAAGCAGAGGCCCTGGGCGCGCAGTATCTTGTTACGCATATGGGCAGCCATAAGAAGTCAGGGGAGAGGCGGGGCCTGAAGCGGCTTATCAGGGGCATAAACAGGATACTTGAGTCCACCGAGGATACGGGCGTAACCATACTGCTCGAGAACACGTCGGGTTCAGGCAGCTGGCTGGGGTATAAGTTCATACATCAGGCAGAGGTTATATCATCTGTGGCGCAGAAAAGCCGCGTCGGCTTATGCGTTGATACCTGTCACGCTTATTGCGCCGGATACGATATCGCCAGCGAAGAGGGGTTGGAAATGATGCTTTCAGAAATTGATTCCCTGATAGGCCCGCGCAAGATAAAATTGATACACCTTAACGATACGAAGGATAAGCTGAGCTCTCATTACGACAGGCATGAGCACATAGGTAAGGGCAGGATAGGCCTGGAGGGCTTTGCCAGGATCGTCAATCATCCCAAGTTGAGAGATGTGCCGTTTATATTGGAAACTCCAAAAAGAAAAGAAGGGGAAGACAGGCGCAACGTAGAGGCGGTGCGCAGGCTGGTTTCGCTATGA
- a CDS encoding ORF6N domain-containing protein codes for MVDYATEAVSGMILEARGQKVMLDKDLAVLYGVKTKRLNEQVRRNKDRFPEDFMFQLTKEEALNLKSHFATSSLRSQFATLNSIKPEDSKRGKHIKYLPLAFTEQGIAMLSSVLNSKRAIQVNILIMRAFVQLRRVLLTHKELAVKIEALERKYAEHDKTIKSIFEAIKQLLEQPGEKEKRRIGFHDT; via the coding sequence ATGGTTGATTATGCTACAGAGGCTGTTTCTGGAATGATCCTGGAAGCAAGAGGCCAAAAGGTAATGCTGGACAAGGATTTAGCGGTGCTTTATGGTGTAAAGACAAAAAGGCTGAATGAACAAGTCAGAAGAAACAAAGACAGATTTCCCGAAGATTTCATGTTTCAGCTTACAAAAGAAGAGGCCCTGAACTTGAAATCGCATTTTGCGACTTCAAGTTTAAGGTCGCAATTTGCGACCTTAAACAGTATTAAACCGGAGGACTCTAAAAGAGGCAAACATATCAAGTACCTACCACTAGCCTTTACAGAACAGGGTATTGCTATGCTCTCAAGCGTGCTCAATAGCAAACGAGCAATACAGGTTAATATATTGATTATGAGGGCATTTGTTCAGTTGAGACGCGTGCTTCTAACTCATAAGGAATTGGCGGTAAAGATTGAGGCATTGGAAAGGAAATACGCGGAACATGATAAAACCATCAAATCAATATTTGAAGCAATTAAACAATTATTGGAACAACCTGGGGAGAAAGAGAAAAGAAGGATTGGTTTTCATGATACTTAA
- a CDS encoding peptidoglycan-binding protein, with product MKKSAFFLFILALLMSGCVTLDNKKEEQLAAQSEQMASLQARIKEMEAENIALKDKIGAIEKELTAVPKIEKEVVIKMPTAAEIQQALKNANFYTGPIDGQIGTATKEAIKKFQEANGLNADGVMGSRTWDKLVKYLNLS from the coding sequence ATGAAAAAGAGCGCTTTTTTCCTGTTTATTTTGGCTTTATTGATGTCTGGTTGTGTTACTTTGGATAATAAAAAAGAGGAGCAGCTTGCCGCGCAATCGGAGCAAATGGCCTCGCTGCAGGCGCGGATAAAAGAGATGGAAGCAGAGAATATCGCCTTAAAAGACAAGATAGGGGCCATAGAGAAAGAATTGACTGCCGTGCCCAAAATAGAGAAGGAGGTAGTTATAAAAATGCCCACGGCAGCGGAAATCCAGCAGGCATTAAAGAACGCCAACTTCTATACAGGCCCGATAGACGGCCAGATAGGCACGGCCACCAAAGAGGCGATAAAGAAATTCCAGGAGGCAAACGGCCTGAATGCCGACGGAGTAATGGGCAGCCGCACCTGGGACAAGCTGGTAAAGTATCTGAATTTATCTTAG